From the genome of Oryza glaberrima chromosome 1, OglaRS2, whole genome shotgun sequence:
AAGCTATAGAAAGAAGCGGCGTATGCGCGACCATTTGGAGCCCCATGCCTGAGCCCGGCCTGACGAGGGGTACGAGCATGCACATTTCTCTAATTCTTACCACATTGTTCAAGTGACTAGGCGTCTCACTGTACTAGAACTAATAGGTGGtactataaataataaaatggTACTATAAATATTTTCTATCAGGTAGGCTTTTAAGATATTTCTACAGATTATTCTTTCTGTAGACTATCTAATAATCTACTAATTTAGGTCTTCCAGCAGGGAAGACATTATGTTTGTTTTCCTTCAATACCAGCATAGAATGGCTCCTTCCATAGGATCTTCGAAAGAAATTTAAGCatcaatattttgttttaattgtACCCTAAAGATCCAGATCCTCTAGAAATCcttcactttttctttttttttttccaaacgaGCCCTAAAGCATAACATTACCTGGGGCCATTAGAACTATAGAGGTCTCTACAGTATTATTTCAAGTAATAATATAAAGGCAATTTTTGTTACATGACACTGCTATTGCATTGTTTTAGCCATAGGATACCGCCCGAACTTACTTTTGGGGGGAAGAAACTAAATAAAAGTGGTAATTTGCCAATGTACACCGCACcgattagaataataatttccaattgaagaggagagagaaatcgcgtgaaagttctaaaatgcccttgggcccacatgtcatatctcTCTCCCATCCCTCTCTATCCCGTCCATGGCCTACGGTTGCCCACGGCCACACTTCCATGGCGTGTGCCGCGTGCCGCGCTGCCACACCACCACcgctctctcatctctctctatctGTTGGAAAGCTCGTGGACTCGCGGTGTCCGCCGTTGCCatcgcggcgtcggcgtcgtcctctGCCGCCACGACGATTTGACGGCGCTGCACACGCTCAGCCTCCACCTCAATGCGCTCACCGGTGCGCTCCTGGGGGACGTCGCCTCCGCCACGGCGCTCTGCAACGTGTTCCTCAACGGGAACAGGTTCTCCAGCGAGTTCCTACAGCGCGCGCGACAGCTGCGGGTTGAACAGCTCCGCCGCACGCATCACGTGCGGCGCGCACCCTAGCGGCCCCGTCCCTGTCACCAGCACCCGCCTCGCCCCCATGTCGTACAGCCTCTTCcaatgccatgccatgccaacGGACGAACACATCAGAGACGAATCGatcgagaggaagaagacgaagtGTATACGGACTTGGAGGATTTTCTTGTACTCGGAGATGAGGAAGCGGACGTAGTCGGGGAGGGCAAACTGCTGGGAGTGGAGGGAGAAGGGGACGAGGTAGTAGTTGGTCACGAAGTCGTTGCCGCCGAGGGTGATGAGCACGAGCGCGCCGTTCACGATCCGCTGTGCCCTCGCCGCGCCGACCAGTGCGCTCAGCCTCTCCGGTGGTACTCCGTGAAGAACTGCAGCTGCCTGCTCATCCTCACGATGTTCACCTGCAAGAACACCGCCATGAACGCCATTAACGCATCTCACCGACCGCGATCGATCAGTGATCAGTCAGTGGCACTCACGAACTGGATGCCGGTGTCGTTGAGGAtgccgacgccggcggaggcgaagttggcgccgacgaggagcttGGCGCCACGAAGGTCCGGGCTGAGGTAAGGGAGGGTCGGCTCGGCGCTGAGGTGCTCGATGATGATGTCCGGGATGTTGAGGCCATTGGAGAACACCTCCTCGTGGCGCGGTGGCTCGGGTGGTCGGTGCCCAAGTTCAAGTCCGCGCAGCCACCAAGCCTGCCGCTCTCGCCGCCACCAGTGTCGCCGTCGTCCTACTTCGCCATCCCACTGGGGCTCAGCCCCACTGAGCTGCTCGACTCCCCCGTCCTTGGTGAGGCATGGCGTCGTCGGTGAGGCATCGGCTATGGAAGCGtgggaggggatagagagaagagagatggaagAAATATATGACATGTGGACTCAAGGGTATTTTAGAACTTTCACGTGATTTCTGTCTACTCTTCAACCagaaattattattctaatcgGCGTGGTGTCCATTGataaattaccacgtttatggagtgtcTTCTCCCAAAAGTATATTCGGGCGGTGTGCTacggctaaaaccacacaataaCAGTGTGCTGTTGCAAAATTTGTCTAATATAAAATCCCTCCTTCGACGTTTTGGTCGTTTTAATAATAAAAGTAGTGTCTATTCCCTCTATTCTAAGGCGCCTATAATATTAGGAAAAAAAGCAACATTtgcatcatttttataataattaaactgactatatatatatatatatatatctagtgGCATGCATATGATATCATCGTATTCGCATTCGAAAGCACATTCGTACGATGTTAATTTTGCAGTTGTTGATAATGTATTACTTTCTCTATCCTAaaatgtagatattttttaGGTTGACACGGATATTAAAAAAGTATGTGAGAATGATTGGAGGAAGTGTATTATTGATTAATGTGTTATGAGTAGGTGAAGGACaatagttgtgattggttgagaggaggagataggtgaagaaatagttttattttaggataagGTATTGTGCtataaatagctatattttaggacggaggtaataGGGAAAATTTTGGGACTATCTAAAAATATTATAGcaagttttttaattaaaaactttcaaacatatactctctctctatatatagagTATATTTAAGGAGCTCGACAGTGTCATTCCTAATCAAGCAAATACAAGATCCAATCTCCTCATCTCCTCCTGACGTTGTTCCTTGTCGTGAACTCGTGATCACCACGGACGCTTGGTGTCCAAGCCACCCAAACCATGCCCAGCTATCTCACACATCTACAGGGCTGAACGAAAAACCTgtggctcgttagctcgcttGACTCGCGCCAAGTTCAGCTCGGCTCGTTTTATTTtcctaacgagccgagctggccttttagctcgttagagataacgagcTAGTTCGAActggctcgcgagctgctcgcGAGCCTTAATGAGCTGAGGTAGCTAGCCCATACTGTTGTGGACTTGTGGCCCATATGTGCTTGAAGGGCCATATATGCATCAAAACCCTAGCTCTACTCCTCATCCCCAATCCCACACGAGTCGCCGCCAGCCCTCAACGCCGGTCGCTCGCGCGGCTCTCCCCCAGGCCCCagcgcccgacgccgccgcccgcgccgctcttCCCAAGATGGCCATATTGGCGGTTTTGCACGGGGAAGAGCGGCTCCATCCTTATCAAttgccctctccctctccatccaATAGCATGGATAAATTTGAGTGCATTTTGGTTGACGTACTGACGTGTTTTTGTCTATTTGTCCCTCAACAGTGAGCAATGTAATGTATTGTAGGAATGCAACATGAcgtattgttttttctttttattataaCCTTCCAAGCTATTATAATCATTTTTCTACTACTCtcctatcccaaaatataagacataaccattattttttttatgtttataccaaaatataagacaactattattttttttatgtttcataataaaaaaaacacgcatgtatgcatgcaatgcaattaAGTAGCACACCCGTCTCCcttaaattttgtttgtttaatcCTCAACTTCTAGTATTATTGGCTGCTTTCATTGTATTTATTGAGGTAATCTagataataatttttttcttgtttttttacatTTGTGGAGTAATTTATTTCTGTTATTAATATGGAACCTCGCATCACGcggttcgttaaaaaaaaaaaggaaaggcgACCGAAGACAAGGACTCGTGCGAAGTGAAAAGTGCTCACCTCACTGCTCAACGGTCCAATCCCACCGTTCCTTTGGGGGTtcaccggcgggcggcggcgacctgcgtCGTGCGTCAGTATGTGTCGCGGGCCTCTGCCTTGCTATTCGCCACTCCGGTGAACTCCGCGCCCCTCCCGTCTCCTCCGGCCTCTTCCCGtagcgcgccggccgccgcccccactCCTCCGGATCCGGATGGCATTGCAGCCATTTAccgacgacctcctcgccgaGATCCTTCTCCGCCTCCCGTCGGCGGCCTCCCTCCAACGCGCCGCGCTAGCCTCCAAGTGctggctcgccgtcgcctccggccCCGACTTCCTCCGCCGATTCCGCGCCCGCCACACCTCGTCGCCTCTCCTCGGCCTGTTCGTCTCCCACGGGAGCTCCGGCCTCCCCGTGTTCCACCCCGCCGCGACCGTCCGCTCCGACCCCGACCTCGGCGCCGCGGTACTCGGGGGCGACTTCTCGCTCATCCGCGTCGGGGACGGCGAGGATCCCCGCTGGCAACTCCGGGACTGCCGCAACGGCCGCCTGCTCCTCTGCGGAGGTAGATCCGTCGCCGTCTACGACCCGGTGTCCCGCCGGCGCGTCTCCATCCGCCGCCCACAGGACGACCCCTTCTCGGACGCCTACATTGCCGACTGCTTGCTGCACGGGCGCGGCGACAACGGCGCGGCGTCGTTCCGCGTGGTGTCCGTGCAGCGCCATGGCCGGAGGATGCGCGCCGCGGAGTACAACTCCGGTACTCGAGAGTGGAACTTCCACCCGTGGGTGGAAAACATGAGGCGGCCTCGCCGGGGCCAGGCGATGCATGCGGCGGGGATTATCTTCTGGAAATGCGAGGACAATTTTGTGATATTGCTTGACACGCTCACGATGGAATTCTCCATGCTCGGTCTCCCTGTAAGCTTGTTCCAGCCTTCCAAGTACGCCATAGGGGAGATGGAGGATGGCGTGTGCTGCCTTGTATGCCTTGATGGCACCATGGACAACGTCCACATGCAAGTGTGGCTGCTCATGGAGGAGGACGGTGGTGGCAGGAGGTGGGAATTGGAGAAGGAAATGCCGGTTAGTGAAGTGCTTGACAGGCATTCCCTGGTGCGACAAGTCCGAACAGTGGCTAGTGGATTGGTTCTTGTTTCCTGGGATGACCGCTATCCTCAATTTGCCATTGACCTGAAGAATATGAAGGTCATGGCTGAGTTTAGGTGCAGCGGCGAGACTTATCTTTTCCAAACGCCATGGCCACCCGCTTTGTTGGTCGATAGCGGTAAGTCTTTCACACATCACTTAGGTACTTCCAAATATATGAGTGGATTGCTTCTTTAGACTACGAGTTGGAACTTACTGTGGATAACTTGCTATGAGAAGTGAGTTGATCTTAATTGATTGCTAGTGTAGTTTTGGTCACTGTGTTGGTAGAGGGCGAGCATTCCAATCACTTCAACAGCAACTTTTGGATTTAATTCTTAAAGAATTAAACTGAATTATAACTCTTTGGTTTCATGCTTCCTGAACTGAACTGACAGAACTACAAATTGGCTAATTTTATCTGTTTAATCCGAACTATTAGTTATGAAGAACATGTACATGTTTTTTGTAAAGTCATGTTTAGACTTTAGATGGAGACCTGCCAATGGCCGCATTTCATGGTAGGCATACTGGGTTCAATTAGGCATCTATTGTTTTGGAAAGTAATTTAGATGTCTCATAAAAATGCTACCCACACAGTTGTTTAGACATCTCATAAGATTTATGTGGTCATGTTTTAGTGGCTAACAAAAAGTAGGCATCACACTAACGAAAAATTGACGTTATTGTTTTGTTGCATTTCAGTTGGTTTGGCCTAAGTCAAGGTCAAGGTTGATTCATTTTCATCATTTTGCTAAACAAAAAATATCCACTCGATGCTGATCCAATGCACCTTAAACCACAGTGACCTTTTCTTGAGGTGTCAGACAAGATGCAGCTTGCTTGAATGTCCTCCTCCCTTGTtcttatatactacctccgtcccatataaaTTGCAATTCTAGTttgtttagtactccctccgtactcataaaggaagttgtttaggacaatgtttaagtcaaaccttgggaatataaattatgaataactctcaagttgttgagtttgaaaatgtaaaaattatataaatagatttgtcttgaaaaatacttttataaaagtatacatatatcacttttcaataaatattttatagaaacaagaaatcaaagttgtgttttggagaccgtgtcgctgtcctaaacgacttcctttacgagtacggagggagtatatattaaggtttgagaagAAATACTATGATGCCCCttattaaatggtgtatagGTAAGAGTGGAAGGGTAGTggagggtaaaatagaaaaaaattaaatgagaaGTGATTAATGAGACCTATTAGTACTCTATTgtgacaattattttgggacaaattcaaatcctagaaatacaattattatggaACAGATGTAGTAGTTTTCAGCAATGTTCTTGTGATTCCCATGGTGTTAAAGCACTAGAGAAACTTATTACATGGTAGTAATGTTAGTGCCAAGTTCAGTACGGTATACAGTGGCAGTAGGAGGGGAAGGCTGGATGTATGACTGAGAGTCAAGTAGTTAAGAATGGAATAGTATGCTGTTTTCCTGTATTATATTGATGCTCAACCGTACAAAAATCATTGTTTAGCTTATTTGTATACCCTACAGAGGTTCAACCAGCGGATTTGGCTATTCCTTTACAATCTGCAGAATATGTGGAGCCGCTTCAGATGATCGCTACTCAGAACATGATGAAACATGTTAATCTTGCTGCAGAGAGAACTGATGTTGTGAATTCAGAGGTAAAGATCAGCTTCAGAGTTTCCTTTGTGAAATTTGTGTTGTTCTGATAATCTGTAACTAGTAACTACATATGCATGCAGGGCCCATTGGATTTGGTATTGGAACCACATGGCCCACTGGACGCACAACAAGCTATGGCTGCTGAAGCGGAGACCTTGGTGGTAACAGCAGACCTGAAATTAGTCAGGTCTACTGAAGCACAAAACCAGTCAGTAGCTGAAAAACCTGAGGTATTTAGCAATTGCTGCCTGATTTGTTTCTCTGTCAAAATTGTTACTCAAAGCATTACAACTCTGCATATTTTCCCAATGATCGAATCAGATCATGAAGGGGCCTGAAGTCCCAGTTTCGAAAAGGAGCATGTCACgtttggaaaaaagaagaggggaaagataTGAGAGTGCTCTCCACAAGGCAATGGAGAGGAAAGCTCGTTACATGGGTGGTGTGGAACAGCTTAGTACTTCTCTTGGAAGAAACTACAGAAGATCAGAGAAGCCAATTGTTGTGGACTCTAGTTACGAGAGATACTACCAGTGTCGTCAACGTCGAGAGAAGCCAATTGTTGTGGACTCTCGTTACGGTAAATACTACCAGCGTCGTCAACGACGACCAGCCGCAGGAGTTCAGGCAAGGTGAGGCAGGGCGCAGCTAAACAAGTTTGGAGGGAAGTAGGGTTGAAGGAGATTTGTATTCAGTGGTAGGAAGTTTATTTGTATTCAGAAATTACTAACCATTAACACCATTCATTCGCCTGAGCACTGGTATATGCTTTCGATAACTCATAACAGATACATTTTTGTAATTCATATTTActtgaaatttgtttttttttgaaacacaaaTGACTTTATTAAGCAAGAACAGAGTTAAGGATAAACCCCAGTACACAACCAAAGATAGAAATTGAAAGCAAAAGTGACAACCCTGAAAAGAGAGGGTGAACCGAACTACGGAAGCAGCCTTCCAGATGAAACCGAACAGCAGAAAAAGGAGCAAGCCGACAGGGAGCTGCGGTGAGCCGTGACTACTGCAAAGCCACGACGTCTTAAAATCGTGTCGACTGCTGCCATGGGCCTCATGAGAAGTGCACACCGCTTGACAAACCGTTAATCCCCTTCGGTTACCTCCACGGGAACGGCACCAGATCGAGGTTGATTGCTGAGCCGAAGATATCGGTGTAAGCATCACCGGACTCAACAAAGAATCCCCACGAGGTTTGTCATTGAATCTGAGGAACTCTAACAATAACCCTATCAATTGAAATTGCGCAGGGGGTCCGAGCTCAACCCGAATGACAAACCAATCGCAGTTTCTGCTGCTAGGGAACAGTAGAGAGGGCCAAATCGTAATTTGTTAGACAGTCTAGGAGAGTAGGAGTATCATTTTGTTGAACCATGTCATGAACGCAAATCATGAATAGCCTGAGAAAAAGAACCTTATCACCGTTTCTACTCGGTGGGtaatttgcaaacaaaaattaTGGATTAAAAATGAAGGACAACAAGATACCACCAGTGATTGTAATCGggtttccttaaaaaaatgattgtaATCGAATTAAGCAAAGCAACAAGTAGCTATGGGCCCAGAGCAATGTAGCAACTAGCAACCATCTCACAAATGGCAATGTGTTTTCAGGAAACAACTAAACATTATCTAACTCATCCATGCCTCTTGCAAAATACATGTTGATGGATCCATTGGTTTAGGGATCTCTAATAATTTTAGAACGTTTTCTTAGGGTACTTAAGGAACCATAGCACTAGAGATGGCTCCCCTTTACATCTTCCTAGATGCACCATCGAGCGTCAAAAATAGGAGCCTTCAAATAACTGTTTTTCTAGGTAAAATGTTTTTCGTAGGGCAAACAAAAATCACTTCTCAGACTCAATGGTGAGCGAACTCTTTTGTTGGATTGATAGTCCGTTCCAATGAGAACTTTTCCGCTAGCGTCATCGTAGCTTCGAAGTGCCTGATAGTTTTTGGTGCTCGAAGCAAGCAAAAGGGAGTACAAAGTAGCTTGAAGCCTGCATTCATTGTCACATGCTGATTTTCTTTCCGAACTATGTTACACCCAATCCTATACCATGCCAGATTAAGAAAGCCACTAGTAGCCAATTCTTTCCAAGACATGATCTCTTAATGATTTTTACTACAAATTGAAGGGACCGTCTGTTGGTCgccagaaaaaaattaaatccgtCAGTCAATTTGTGTGAGCATTTGACTGTATCCAACGGGCGTGTGACAAAGAAACAAAGGGAGTTAGTGGGCCTGTAGCACTCCTTTTGCGGTCCCATTTTGGGGTCTGATTTTTTATTCTCCATATTGGGCTTTTGTCTTTTTCTAGGCAATGTGCAATGGGCCTGTATGATGTTTTATTAGTGGAAAAAAGATCAACTTTAACTCTCTTAAAGTAGGCTGAATCTAACTCGTATCCCTTAACCAGAAAACCGGGTAGAACGACCCTGAGAAACTGgtataatttgactccctcggtggttttggagggcggttttgctgacgtggcgctttgACCCGATCCAACTGGTTGACTCtgtatgtgggacccacatgtcagtgtcacattttcttctcccttttttttttctctttttctcctatTTCTAGCCCGGCAGTGTGAGGCGGCCGGCAAGTCGGCAGCCTGTCGCTGACGGCATGGCGTTCAAGCACGATGTTCTACGCAGCAACGGTGATGCAGGGGTGGTCGCGACgagcccaccaccaccaagtcCACCGCCGAAGCACGTCCCCGGCCTAGAGTAGCATGGCTATGGCCGCTGCCGTCATGGAGCTTGACATCGAGGCACCCATGGCGTCTAAGAGCATGGCGCAAGAGGCGAGAGGACGGAGGCACCAGCGCGTGGAGTTGGGTGGTCTCCTCGAGTTCGAACTCGTCCTCATGTCCCCGTTGTCACCGAGCTGGTGAAGAGGAGAGCATGCCACCACCGCCCTCCCTCGAGGCCCACCGCCGGAGCTACGATAGTGCTGTTGCATGCCATTGTCAGCGAGTCGAAGCTCGAGCTCCTAGCACCTCGCCGACATGGGCAACGGGACACAGGGATAGAATGGAAGGGGGAAGATGCTTGCGGTGAGAGAAGAAAGGACGTGTGCCGCCTTGAACATGTCGCCGACCCCGCCGGCTTCCGCGACCTCCACCGCGATCCACCCCTATCGATCTCGACACAACAGGAGGAGCGCCTCTTGGATCTCTGCTCCAGGCTGACCCTGTCCCCGTCCGTCGGTTTGGGCCACCGCCGACCAGCTCCTCTTCGCTCCACCGGGCCACCCCTCTGTTTCCGTCGCTCAACAGGGAGGAGCCGACCTCTCCACCTTGGGATGTTCTCATTGCCTCTCTCGACGACCTCGGCCCCAACCTCGACGACATCGATGAGCGCTGCTTTTGCTTTGCCgtcgcctctcccctctccccaacACGAAGATGAGCAACGGCGGCGCTGGCTGGAGGGGAGGCTGATGTAGCGTCACCTCGAGGCAGCGTCATCGCTACGCATCAGGGCGGCCTAGCTGCAGCTCCTCCTTGGGCCATGTGTCGCCATGGTGggtaaaagaagaaacaaagagaaagagaaggaagaagaaaatgtgACTATgatacgtgggtcccacatgttgaGTCAGTCGGTTGGATCGGGTCGAAACATCATGTCAGTGAAACCGTTCTCTAAAACCGCTGAGAGGGTCAAATTACACCAGTTTCAATAGTTATGGGAGCCATCCTACTTGATTTTCTGATAagggtacgaattagattcaTCATACTTTTAATTTCCCTGTGCATTTTTTATATGTGGTTTTGGTCtagttttgttgaaaaaaaatactgccTTGTCTCGTAAGAGGCTGCTGCAAGTTGTGTGAAGTCTAAAATGCAAAATGAAACCAGCAGTTCCCCGAAACCATATTATACATTAATAAAGAGGAACTCGTTGCATATATTACACGCATCCAATATAGTAATCACACTGAGCCAAATTTGATACATAGCCGTGAGAGTTTAATTTGCACAATTCGGTTATTAGCCAAACAATTAGCCAAATGATAAATATTGGTTCACTGTGATTTGGTTAGTCAGCTTCTGATGGTTTTCGTACTGATAAGCAATTAGTGTTAATTGACCAAATGCAATTAGAGtgttaattgaccaaagttaatAAGTTTGCACAAATTTTATTCGGTCACATGCATTGTGTCATATTTGTGTACAGGTTTACATGCGTCTAGGATTTTCTGTGTGTGATCAAGGCTGAAAGGAAGAACTATGATGTGAAGTAATCGCAGAAGATCTCGATGGCCAACATCTTTGCTGTCACTACCGTGCCACTGCCGTCACAttttctatcttcttcctcatctgcATGTGGGTCTCACCTATCAGATTCATCTTTTTCCTCCATCCTTCCCTCTTCTTTGTCCCATCTCTCTCCACCACCTCTCAGCCTCCCTAGCAATCCATCTCATCCGCTCCTCCCTCCTTAACCCGACACGCATCACCATCCTCTCCTGCCTCCTCACCCGGTGTTGAAGTCGGGGCCAGAGCGACCGGAGACGGGGTGGTGGCAAACGGTCATGGCGCACACAAGGGCGGGCGGTGCAGCCCGGTTGAGTCGTTTGCTCCCTTCGCCCCcatcgctcctcctccccctccaccaccgccgctggtTGCCGCCGTCACTCCCACCTTCAGGCCGACTTCCTCACAGCCACCGtcgtcgctcctcctcctccaccaccgtcgCTACCATTTGTCACCTACGCTCCCTTCCATCGCCGGTGGTGCCCCCCTCCACTCTCCACCCCTgtccctttctcttctctctctagctCCTTGTCTCCTCTTTAGATCTGGCGGCCACATCCCCTGTGTCAGCCCGTTGGGTGACCGCGCTCTCTGCCAACCCCTCCTGCCTCTCTCCCTCGCCGTTGCCAGAGCCCTCGCGCCGACCTCCTCACAGCCGCGGAGGCTGACTGCCGCAATCGTCACAAAACTACCGATGTCCAACGCTCGCAAAGCAAGAagatgagaagagagaaggaagaagacggaTGGAAAATGTGACGGCAGTGGCATGGTTTCCAATTTTGCAAAATGTGTGTGGCACGCGATTACGAATCTGTCAAAAATATGTCGAAAATCTCCGTTAACCTCAACTGCATGAGGGACCTAGCTGTCAGTTTCATCTTCTtcacttccctcccctctcttctcttttccctaCCTCTCTCCGGTCTCTCCCTCCAACGACGCTTCTCATTCTCCACCACCATCGTCGGGTGCAGGGGCCACGGCAACGATGGTGCTTGTCTTGTGCACTGCGATGTCGCGGGGGCACGATCGTTGGTCGGGGGAGGAGTAGGAAGCGCAGCGGGAATGGCGAAGGCGCCACTGCAGGCGCCGCGACTGTTCAACATCGTGCACAGGGGATCCAATGATGAGCTCCCCAAGGAGACGGTGGTGGCGTACATGCGCGACAAACCCATCCCTGGCGGTGGTAGCGGCGTGACGGGCCCACGCAGCCGGCCGTGGttgccgccgccctcgtcgccaCGCCAGATCTGAGGCGGCCTTCCGCTTCCCGGATAACTTGGGCCTCGTCGGCAGCGCGGATGGCGATGGCTTCGACGACATCGACTCCGAGGACGACCTCTTCTCCACCTTCATGGACATAGAGAAGATCGTTGGCACCAATTGCGACAGCGCCGTCGAGACCTCCTCCCTGCCA
Proteins encoded in this window:
- the LOC127763028 gene encoding uncharacterized protein LOC127763028 isoform X2; this translates as MALQPFTDDLLAEILLRLPSAASLQRAALASKCWLAVASGPDFLRRFRARHTSSPLLGLFVSHGSSGLPVFHPAATVRSDPDLGAAVLGGDFSLIRVGDGEDPRWQLRDCRNGRLLLCGGRSVAVYDPVSRRRVSIRRPQDDPFSDAYIADCLLHGRGDNGAASFRVVSVQRHGRRMRAAEYNSGTREWNFHPWVENMRRPRRGQAMHAAGIIFWKCEDNFVILLDTLTMEFSMLGLPVSLFQPSKYAIGEMEDGVCCLVCLDGTMDNVHMQVWLLMEEDGGGRRWELEKEMPVSEVLDRHSLVRQVRTVASGLVLVSWDDRYPQFAIDLKNMKVMAEFRCSGETYLFQTPWPPALLVDSEYVEPLQMIATQNMMKHVNLAAERTDVVNSEGPLDLVLEPHGPLDAQQAMAAEAETLVVTADLKLVRSTEAQNQSVAEKPEIMKGPEVPVSKRSMSRLEKRRGERYESALHKAMERKARYMGGVEQLSTSLGRNYRRSEKPIVVDSSYERYYQCRQRREKPIVVDSRYGKYYQRRQRRPAAGVQAR
- the LOC127763028 gene encoding uncharacterized protein LOC127763028 isoform X1, with amino-acid sequence MALQPFTDDLLAEILLRLPSAASLQRAALASKCWLAVASGPDFLRRFRARHTSSPLLGLFVSHGSSGLPVFHPAATVRSDPDLGAAVLGGDFSLIRVGDGEDPRWQLRDCRNGRLLLCGGRSVAVYDPVSRRRVSIRRPQDDPFSDAYIADCLLHGRGDNGAASFRVVSVQRHGRRMRAAEYNSGTREWNFHPWVENMRRPRRGQAMHAAGIIFWKCEDNFVILLDTLTMEFSMLGLPVSLFQPSKYAIGEMEDGVCCLVCLDGTMDNVHMQVWLLMEEDGGGRRWELEKEMPVSEVLDRHSLVRQVRTVASGLVLVSWDDRYPQFAIDLKNMKVMAEFRCSGETYLFQTPWPPALLVDSEVQPADLAIPLQSAEYVEPLQMIATQNMMKHVNLAAERTDVVNSEGPLDLVLEPHGPLDAQQAMAAEAETLVVTADLKLVRSTEAQNQSVAEKPEIMKGPEVPVSKRSMSRLEKRRGERYESALHKAMERKARYMGGVEQLSTSLGRNYRRSEKPIVVDSSYERYYQCRQRREKPIVVDSRYGKYYQRRQRRPAAGVQAR